The Phycisphaerae bacterium RAS1 genome includes a region encoding these proteins:
- the dnaJ_2 gene encoding Chaperone protein DnaJ codes for MRRKRIGIEDCCSILGVSARADAEEIKSAFRRLAKEHHPDVNPAPASHHLFVDAVHAYRTLLERLRHTSREITWGPCPRCDRNDTLLPSPAGDVACADCLLGATRLRRLLPAPVIIVLRHLAVWGAYVAGIALLAMCLRTRSDAYGVLAVTSFVVGLALLAFQVLRARG; via the coding sequence GTGCGACGCAAACGGATTGGCATCGAAGATTGTTGCTCGATCCTCGGCGTCAGCGCCCGCGCCGACGCCGAGGAGATCAAGTCAGCGTTTCGCCGACTGGCCAAGGAGCACCATCCGGATGTGAATCCGGCGCCGGCGTCGCACCATCTGTTCGTTGACGCCGTGCACGCGTATCGAACGCTTCTCGAGCGGCTCAGGCACACATCGCGCGAGATCACGTGGGGGCCCTGTCCGCGGTGCGACCGCAACGACACGCTGCTGCCGTCGCCGGCCGGGGACGTGGCCTGCGCGGACTGCCTGCTGGGGGCGACGCGACTGCGGCGGCTGCTGCCGGCGCCCGTAATTATCGTGCTTCGGCACCTGGCGGTTTGGGGGGCCTACGTCGCGGGCATCGCGCTGCTGGCGATGTGCCTGCGGACGCGAAGCGACGCGTACGGAGTGCTCGCGGTGACTTCGTTCGTTGTGGGGCTGGCGCTGCTCGCGTTTCAGGTGCTGCGGGCGCGGGGCTGA
- the tal gene encoding Transaldolase, with protein MLSRIRQISSLGQAIWLDYISRELLWSGKLRELVAEGVTGVTSNPSIFQKSISTGSEYDRQIRESARAGRNTYETYEALALQDIAEAADQLRPVYNETHARDGFVSIEVNPTLAHDTPATIAEARRLHQALGRPNVMIKVPATEAGLPAISTLIGEGINVNVTLIFSVKMYERVMQAYLDGLRTLRSTGRPLGLVSSVASFFVSRVDSLIDKILDQRIEQGEDELEELRGKAAVANAKIAYQKFKSVFEGPAFDEFRTAGARPQRPLWASTSTKNPAYSDTMYVDPLIGMHTVNTVPPQTLDAIRARAVTAQTISHDVDQAHALMQRLGEVGVNIDEVTGRLLEEGVKLFSDSFEKLLADVESKRAAMERAA; from the coding sequence ATGCTCAGCAGAATCCGCCAGATTTCAAGTCTCGGTCAGGCCATCTGGCTCGACTATATCAGCCGCGAACTGCTCTGGTCCGGCAAGCTGCGCGAGCTGGTCGCCGAGGGCGTGACCGGGGTCACCTCGAATCCATCCATCTTCCAGAAGTCCATCTCGACCGGAAGCGAGTACGACCGGCAGATTCGCGAGTCGGCCCGCGCCGGCCGGAACACGTACGAAACCTATGAGGCCCTCGCGCTGCAGGACATCGCCGAAGCGGCCGATCAGTTGCGCCCCGTCTACAACGAGACGCACGCGCGCGACGGATTCGTCAGCATCGAGGTGAATCCCACGCTGGCGCACGACACACCCGCGACCATCGCCGAGGCCCGCCGGCTCCACCAGGCCCTCGGCCGGCCCAACGTGATGATCAAGGTGCCCGCGACGGAGGCCGGCCTGCCGGCCATCAGCACGCTGATCGGCGAGGGCATCAATGTCAACGTGACCCTGATCTTCAGCGTGAAGATGTACGAGCGCGTCATGCAGGCCTATCTGGACGGCCTGCGCACGCTGCGCAGCACCGGCCGCCCGCTGGGGCTGGTCTCATCCGTGGCTTCTTTCTTCGTCAGCCGCGTGGATTCGCTGATCGACAAGATTCTCGACCAGCGCATCGAGCAGGGCGAGGACGAGCTGGAGGAGCTGCGCGGCAAGGCCGCCGTCGCCAACGCCAAGATCGCCTATCAGAAATTCAAATCCGTATTCGAAGGGCCGGCCTTTGACGAATTCCGCACCGCCGGCGCCCGGCCGCAGCGCCCCCTGTGGGCCAGCACCAGCACCAAGAACCCGGCCTACAGCGACACGATGTACGTCGATCCGCTGATCGGCATGCACACCGTGAACACCGTCCCGCCGCAGACGCTCGATGCGATTCGCGCCCGGGCCGTGACGGCGCAGACCATCTCGCATGACGTGGACCAGGCGCACGCCCTGATGCAGCGCCTCGGCGAGGTCGGCGTCAACATCGATGAAGTGACCGGCCGCCTGCTCGAAGAGGGGGTCAAGCTCTTCAGCGATTCCTTCGAGAAGCTGCTGGCCGACGTCGAGTCTAAGCGGGCGGCCATGGAACGGGCGGCGTAG
- the resA_2 gene encoding Thiol-disulfide oxidoreductase ResA, with product MLSRLLKRSVFAMLLAVLPALAEDPAKPEKLAAGAKAPPLTVEKWVKGAPVANFEAGKIYVVEFWATWCGPCISSMPHLSDLQKQFGAKGVTIIGCSSQDPRNSLEKVETMVKEKGDGMGYTVAWDTGRTTYEAYMKAAGQNGIPCSFVVDQKSNIAWIGHPMFLDMVLEPLTAGKWDPKTGAESIAKAEKAMDEVFSTDDPKAVIAAFEKFEKDYPSLAHDMRDQLFGAYLKAGDYDKAYKLANEVVEKAVKGKNAMKLNDIAWTIVDPQGDVAKKDLDLALKAATKADELSGGKEAAIIDTLARVYFVKGDVKKAIELQTKAVELAEGRMKDELQKALDEYKAKGKKE from the coding sequence ATGCTCTCCCGACTGTTGAAGCGATCGGTGTTCGCGATGCTGCTGGCGGTCCTTCCGGCGCTGGCCGAGGACCCGGCCAAACCGGAGAAGCTCGCCGCGGGCGCCAAGGCGCCGCCGCTGACCGTCGAAAAGTGGGTCAAGGGCGCGCCGGTCGCCAACTTTGAGGCGGGCAAGATATACGTCGTCGAATTCTGGGCGACCTGGTGCGGCCCATGCATCAGCTCGATGCCGCACCTGTCCGACCTTCAGAAACAGTTCGGCGCAAAGGGCGTAACGATCATCGGCTGCAGCAGCCAGGACCCGCGCAACTCACTGGAAAAAGTCGAGACGATGGTCAAGGAAAAAGGCGACGGCATGGGCTACACGGTGGCCTGGGACACGGGCCGCACGACCTACGAAGCGTACATGAAAGCCGCCGGCCAGAACGGGATTCCCTGCTCGTTCGTCGTCGATCAGAAGAGCAACATTGCGTGGATCGGCCACCCGATGTTTCTCGACATGGTGCTCGAGCCGCTGACGGCCGGGAAGTGGGACCCCAAGACCGGGGCCGAGTCAATCGCGAAGGCCGAGAAGGCGATGGACGAGGTCTTCTCCACGGACGACCCGAAAGCCGTCATCGCGGCGTTTGAGAAGTTCGAAAAGGACTATCCGTCGCTGGCGCATGACATGCGCGACCAGCTCTTTGGCGCGTATCTGAAGGCCGGCGATTATGACAAGGCCTACAAGCTGGCCAACGAAGTCGTGGAGAAGGCCGTCAAGGGCAAGAACGCGATGAAGCTCAACGACATCGCCTGGACGATCGTCGATCCGCAAGGCGACGTGGCCAAGAAGGACCTCGACCTGGCCCTGAAGGCGGCGACCAAGGCAGACGAGCTGTCGGGCGGCAAGGAGGCGGCCATCATCGACACGCTGGCGCGCGTCTACTTCGTCAAGGGCGATGTGAAGAAGGCGATCGAGCTCCAGACCAAGGCAGTCGAGCTGGCCGAGGGCCGTATGAAAGACGAGTTGCAAAAGGCCCTGGATGAGTACAAGGCCAAGGGCAAGAAGGAATAA
- the gdhB_4 gene encoding Quinoprotein glucose dehydrogenase B precursor, with product MRLYKAPFASGAGLAASLVLAVSGRAEIVSFNMALDGWQETPANTTVTATGTASATLDTATNLFSWNITYGALSAPEIAAHFHGAATVCLPAGVAVGLPLGSPKIGSATVTAGQASDILAGRWYINIHSTAFPGGEIRGQVLPAPLSDQLPPVPLGSLRVHLQPLATGMVAPNWGCAAPGHPNRIMVADQTGVLWAVDRTSGAKSVFLDVSARLVPLGIFGPGTFDERGLLGVAFHPSYTTNGLLYTFTSEPIAGPPDFTTQPAGIAADCQSVIAEWAVPDPTNPASVADPLSRREILRFDKPQFNHNGGCMEFGPDGLLYISVGDGGGADDQDGTPFIGGVPTRGHTCLGNGQDVTTVLGKILRIDPLGSNSANGRYGNPATNPYVGIFGLDEIYAIGLRNPWRMGFDTVTGTLYCGDVGQNDIEELNVILLGGNYGWRHKEGSLPFIFNGTLNGYTTDRAIALPGGLSDPIAQYDHDDGISIIGGFVNRGTNVPYLSGRYIFAEFGRFFDQDGRLFYLDVGNVIREFQLTARPLSVGQFVLGMGRDAQGEVYVMVNDIGTPFGTTGAVLRVGPGRGDTNCDGVVNVLDINPFVLALADPAAYAAQFPNCTTEQADIDGSGTADVLDINPFVALLSGG from the coding sequence ATGCGTTTGTACAAAGCCCCTTTTGCGTCCGGCGCGGGTCTGGCCGCGTCGCTGGTTCTGGCGGTGTCCGGCCGAGCTGAAATCGTCTCATTCAACATGGCGCTCGACGGCTGGCAGGAAACACCGGCGAACACCACGGTCACCGCCACCGGAACCGCAAGCGCCACGCTCGACACCGCAACCAACCTGTTCAGTTGGAACATCACGTACGGCGCGCTCTCGGCGCCCGAGATCGCCGCGCATTTCCACGGGGCGGCGACAGTCTGCCTGCCGGCCGGGGTCGCCGTCGGCCTGCCGCTGGGCAGCCCGAAGATCGGATCGGCCACCGTGACCGCCGGCCAGGCGAGCGACATTCTCGCCGGCCGCTGGTATATCAACATTCACTCGACGGCTTTCCCCGGCGGCGAAATCCGCGGACAGGTTCTGCCGGCGCCGCTGTCGGACCAGCTTCCGCCGGTGCCACTGGGTTCGCTGCGGGTCCACCTTCAGCCGCTGGCGACCGGCATGGTGGCGCCCAACTGGGGCTGTGCGGCGCCGGGTCATCCGAATCGCATCATGGTCGCCGACCAGACCGGCGTCCTCTGGGCGGTAGATCGCACCTCCGGCGCCAAGAGCGTCTTTCTGGATGTATCCGCGCGGCTGGTGCCGCTCGGCATCTTCGGCCCCGGCACGTTTGACGAGCGCGGGCTGCTGGGCGTCGCGTTTCACCCGAGCTACACGACCAACGGCCTGCTCTACACGTTCACATCTGAGCCGATTGCCGGCCCGCCCGACTTTACCACGCAGCCGGCGGGCATTGCGGCGGACTGCCAGAGCGTCATCGCCGAGTGGGCCGTGCCCGATCCGACCAACCCCGCATCGGTCGCCGATCCGCTTTCGCGCCGCGAAATTCTGCGCTTCGACAAGCCGCAGTTCAACCACAACGGCGGCTGCATGGAATTCGGCCCCGACGGGCTGCTCTACATCTCGGTGGGCGACGGCGGCGGCGCCGATGACCAGGACGGCACGCCCTTCATTGGCGGCGTTCCCACGCGCGGCCATACCTGCCTGGGCAACGGGCAGGACGTGACCACCGTTCTCGGAAAAATCCTGCGCATCGATCCGCTCGGCTCCAACTCGGCCAACGGCCGCTACGGCAACCCCGCGACGAACCCGTACGTCGGCATCTTCGGCCTCGACGAAATCTACGCCATCGGCCTGCGAAACCCGTGGCGCATGGGCTTTGACACGGTCACGGGCACGCTCTATTGCGGCGACGTCGGCCAGAATGACATCGAGGAGCTGAACGTCATCCTGCTGGGCGGCAACTATGGATGGCGCCACAAGGAAGGCTCGTTGCCGTTTATCTTCAATGGCACGCTCAACGGGTATACGACCGATCGGGCGATCGCGCTGCCCGGCGGCCTCAGCGATCCGATCGCTCAGTATGACCACGACGATGGCATCTCGATCATCGGCGGCTTCGTCAACCGCGGAACGAACGTTCCCTATCTGAGCGGACGCTACATCTTCGCCGAGTTCGGGCGCTTCTTCGACCAGGACGGACGCCTCTTCTACCTCGACGTGGGCAACGTGATCCGTGAGTTCCAACTCACCGCCCGGCCGCTGAGCGTCGGACAGTTCGTACTCGGGATGGGCCGCGATGCGCAGGGCGAAGTCTACGTGATGGTCAACGACATCGGCACGCCATTCGGCACGACCGGCGCGGTGCTGCGCGTCGGCCCGGGACGCGGCGACACGAACTGCGACGGCGTCGTCAATGTGCTCGACATCAACCCGTTCGTGCTGGCGCTCGCCGATCCGGCGGCGTACGCGGCCCAGTTCCCCAATTGCACCACCGAGCAGGCGGATATCGACGGCAGCGGCACGGCGGACGTGCTGGACATCAACCCGTTCGTCGCGCTTCTGTCCGGCGGATGA